From Triticum urartu cultivar G1812 chromosome 2, Tu2.1, whole genome shotgun sequence, a single genomic window includes:
- the LOC125535148 gene encoding uncharacterized protein LOC125535148, which yields MPEFVYANLSCIPNLDCASAPPPRPLCASAAAYLALHLAAPVAFVVVWWLWRNLVPLEGFAGGGDGRRLPEQQPPRTHTLVEADKVAVAAAAARGFFEQEGNTRPILLRRRAPHAGADGYFRYPQIHCLEAVPQVRLIDAEFMEEMTRGRRHAVGMLRQAAIHYHDPIRRLSNLDGNPSVFQGDPCVLATESTDIVIKLKVATALVCFIWRELNGQSQQLCQEVKEECFSLVAGQSVEKLLEVARSFSEASWCACHVKEVLTTVDALVDVLYNLQGLPLNRSGEIAVMSCKMVANLSGLLDQAASGIDNSEESTIHPATVVFNQVLEFLDSNTDMVQLILATGDCTVDPYSHVFDCWVSKLEEDAKKMCQAEKDREYIILLNNACDVWQMMRHPGASFWNVELVSRLICMIQRYRRGYFEECWVPLVLSLLKEDYPKNPRSSSLAEFTQGFVSICQRQMTWKVVPSLKYELRDEIKNLVVTPYKAFLHALQGNRRGLSLKRLMSRRRSQNEYTAEQLENKIGEFFES from the exons ATGCCTGAATTTGTGTACGCCAACCTGTCTTGCATTCCGAATCTCGATTGCGCCTcggccccgccgccgcgcccttTGTGCGCCTCCGCGGCGGCCTACCTTGCCCTCCACCTCGCCGCGCCGGTGGCCTTCGTCGTCGTCTGGTGGCTCTGGAGGAATCTCGTGCCTCTGGAGGGGTTCGCGGGTGGTGGAGACGGCCGCCGCCTCCCGGAGCAGCAGCCGCCCCGCACCCACACCTTGGTGGAAGCGGACAAGGTCgcagtcgccgccgccgccgcccgcggctTCTTCGAACAGGAAGGCAACACCCGTCCAATCCTCCTCCGTCGCAGGGCGCCCCACGCCGGCGCCGACGGGTACTTCCGGTACCCGCAAATCCACTGCCTCGAAGCAGTTCCTCAAGTCCGCCTCATCGATGCCGAATTCATGGAGGAGATGACGCGGGGGCGGCGTCACGCCGTCGGCATGCTCAGGCAAGCCGCGATCCACTACCACGACCCCATCCGCAG ATTGTCCAATCTCGATGGAAACCCATCAGTTTTCCAGGGAGATCCTTGTGTGTTGGCCACAGAATCAACTGATATTGTTATCAAGCTAAAAGTTGCTACTGCACTTGTCTGCTTCATATGGCGAGAATTGAATGGGCAAAGTCAGCAATTATGTCAAGAAGTAAAAGAAGAGTGCTTTTCATTGGTTGCTGGGCAATCTGTTGAGAAGCTCCTTGAGGTAGCACGTTCATTCAGCGAGGCAAGTTGGTGCGCTTGCCATGTTAAGGAAGTGCTGACTACCGTTGACGCACTCGTTGATGTCCTGTACAATTTACAGGGCTTACCTTTGAACAGATCTGGTGAGATTGCTGTTATGTCGTGTAAGATGGTGGCTAATTTAAGCGGATTACTTGATCAGGCTGCAAGTGGCATCGATAACAGTGAAGAATCTACCATTCATCCAGCAACTGTTGTTTTCAATCAAGTCCTGGAGTTTCTCGACAGCAACACAGATATGGTGCAGTTAATACTTGCTACTGGAGATTGCACCGTTGATCCTTACTCTCACGTGTTTGATTGCTGGGTATCCAAGCTGGAGGAAGATGCAAAAAAGATGTGCCAAGCTGAAAAGGATCGAGAATACATAATCCTCTTGAATAATGCGTGTGATGTTTGGCAGATGATGCGCCATCCAGGAGCATCCTTTTGGAATGTAGAACTGGTGAGCAGGCTCATTTGTATGATCCAGAGATACAGAAGGGGCTACTTTGAGGAATGTTGGGTTCCACTTGTGCTGTCATTACTGAAGGAAGATTATCCGAAGAACCCGCGCAGTTCATCCTTGGCTGAATTTACTCAAGGATTTGTCAGTATCTGCCAACGCCAGATGACCTGGAAGGTTGTACCTAGTCTTAAGTACGAACTGCGAGACGAGATAAAGAATCTAGTTGTTACACCATACAAGGCCTTCCTGCATGCACTGCAGGGGAATCGGAGAGGACTTTCATTGAAGCGATTGATGTCACGAAGGAGGAGTCAGAATGAGTATACTGCTGAGCAGTTGGAAAACAAGATTGGTGAGTTTTTTGAAAGCTGA